The following nucleotide sequence is from Mangifera indica cultivar Alphonso chromosome 1, CATAS_Mindica_2.1, whole genome shotgun sequence.
agaattgaagtatgaaattcttagatcaaaaatacaaaaatattgatCATATAGATCAAACACATCAGACatggattaattattattttttttatgaataaatgaagataatttcgtgaaaatgaagtttaaaaaaactgtttctgaattattaaaaaaatggttattaTGCTACTTTGCtgtatattcaataataaaagaagaaaaaagaaaaagagcaaggttaaaatatattcaggatttaagaaaaaaaagtggTACTATGTATTGATCctttttactataaaataaattaagggGCGTTTATCATTGAAATCACAAACTAGAAGGCATTGACTGTATTTTTCAGGGAAATGGGGGCATGAGCGCCCACTCACATCTTATCTGTCCCTGATTTTGCTTGAGGGTCATGCTAGTATTGTATTGGTAATATTATCAGCAGATGTTTTGGTTATGGTTTGGTATTGGTCTAGTAATGTTGTCGGTTAATATTTTGGTTATGTTATAGTAAAGGCAGATTGCAttttcatattgaaattttgggtgtgattaataattttttggtttcatttaATAATGTTTAGTAActgtattatataaaatcagCTGAATAACTGTCtatgataattaaaacatttttactCCAGTAGCATTACCGGGTCAGGTATCATAATGGATTCTTGCTTGAGTTATGATGAATGTCATAATTAAGTCTACTGAAGATAAATAGCTCTTAACATTAAACAAGTTGAGTTTTGGTTTGAGCTGAGtgatttttttccattttaatgaAGTTGTGTTTGTGCATTCCTATTTCTCaggattttttttatgttgagaGAACAGTAGATTGGTCCACCTTTGATGACTATTGCCGGTATGGAAGTTTCTTAACAACGCTACTTTACCAGTTTCACTTGCTTGAACAGTGAAAGATCAATATGATTGTTCACTGTTCATTTTGCTAGCCTTCAACACTTTATTTTGGTCGTTTCAaatgcttatatatatatatatatatgtttttcattCTCCTTTGTAAAGGGACCAAGGATTGAAGTACCCTCTTTTAGTCAAGCGGTTGGCTTGCATGATTATATCAGGATCTGTATCAAGTGACAGTATTGACATACTTCAACCTGCTAGATTATCTCCTGAGATGATTTCAAAGGTAAGAAGCTTATTGTGAAAATTTCATCATGATGACTGTACAGTTTAGTAAaataatgggaaaaaaaatcatacacagatcttacataataaaaatctagGAAAGTGATTGGTTTCTTTGTTGCGCCATGTAATAGGAGCTTGAAAACAACTTTCATTTGTCTTCTGATGAACAATTCCTTCTAGCCATTGTGTAATGTCCACATGTTTTCTTGATGACATGACAGTTGATAAGAGTTGGAATGGTCGCCATTAGTGCACCTCATGTGATGCATGATTTATGACAATGGATGAAATAATGAGATGATAATTAGAAGTGCATTCATTGATAGATAGCCAtgataagccaattggtttcgGGATTTTTTGCCTGTGTACCTGTATGAGTTCTTCTGGTAGTAAAGTGTTAAGATGACTGATGCTATTTTATCCATGTGAGAATTTCAGATGGAAGAGGGTTTTCATTTGCTAAGGAGTGCTTTAAGGAAGGCAGATGTCATGGATGAAGAACTGAAATGTATCCCCTACATTACTTGATCATTATGtctctatttttttcctttaattcaGTGGTTCTATGGCTATCTTTTTTTGAGAAATTAGTTGGCTTTGACATTACAAGTCCTAAACAAGCAATGGTACATTAGTGTGCTGGCACGGATTCGTATCAATGCGTTTCGTATTGAATTGGCTGGAGGATCGTATGAAGATCTTCTTTCATCAGCTGCAGCCTCTATAGATGGTGATGTTGCAGTTGGGAATGCTGTTTATATGCTTCCATCTTTTTACAATCATGATTGTGGTTAGTGCCTtccatttttgtttgtttattttcctcaataaaaaaatttaatttagtgaCCCTCTACTTGAAAGGCTTATATTACCTAGTAACCTTATTTATGTAGAGTTTTACagcaatgttattttattatgctTTTTTTTACATGGATAAATGAGAAGGGGAATGTAAGGAATAATAGTCACTAGTAAGAGAAGAAACCAAGTAGAAAAGGAACTGAATTAGTTGATTTTGGACTACAGATCCAAATTCACACATTATATGGATAGACAATGCAGATGCAAGATTAAAGGCCCTTCGTGATGTTGAGGCAGGTTTGTCTTGTGTACTTCAGTTTTGGTATGAGATCTAAATTGCCTCTTTGCTATTTCATGTTATGGAATGCTATATCTGAAAATCTATTTGCCTGATTggatgaaaagacaaaaacttcTTCTGGGTAtctaatttgataaaacaatggTTTCAGTCATTAGTAACTGCAACTTATTTATGGCTGTTAAATTTTTATGGGAACATGCATTTTCAAACAGGTTTGTGCAAAATTGTAATGCAACATCCATAACTTACCATTTCTGTTGCTTAATTGCAGGGGAAGAGCTTCGCATATGCTATATTGATGCAAGTATGGGTCACAATGCTCGGCAAACTCTCCTGGCTGAAGGATTCGGTTTTCGATGCAAATGCCCTAGGTGTTTATCTGGTGGTTAAGCAACTTTCTTGCCTCATTTCATGTTTGTCCAAAATAATGCAGAGACAGATGTGAATTTGCTTCTTGCACTTTCTACTGTGCATGAGCACTACTTTTTCGATCTTCTTGTGCCCAGAACTATTGGATGAAGAGATGTACTCTTACCTAATTAAAATTCCATGAAGAAATAAAACTCAAGGCCTAATCAAATCTGCTAATACATGGGAACAACACCGGATACTATATGAAAGGGAAACAGTTTTTTGTCTGCCTATATAggattttaaaggaaaatatagAAACTAAGAGCATTTACTTATTACAATTACTGGAAAGTACTCTGCCTAACGGGTgataattagttaattaatttattaaacaagCTGCATAGAAATTTAGCTACACATCCCTCTTCCCTTCATGACATGCCTCCTTAAGCCTGGTACATGAACGTTTGTTATGTAATCTTTCCAGTCTATGCTCCTCATATCAAATCCGaaacttcttttctcttcttctgaCATGTTATCCATTAATCTCTGTGTATTGCTATTATCAAACCTGAAAATTGTTGATTCAATACATTAgttatgaaaacaaaaaaaatgaaagaagtaGATAGTTTTATATTCTATATTATTAATCTTCTAATTAACAGTTGTTGGATCGAGTTGAATTCTTAGTTGGCATTGTTTACTTCAACTCAACTAAAAAATCCACATCAGTTGCAGAAATCGGTAATGCTACCGTCCATGTGAACCATCAGGGTGTCCATTGCTTTCTTGGAATAACCGTTCACATGGTGGCAGCTTTACCCTGGCATTGTAGTCTTGcccatactttttaatattcaattgtTTCATTGTGAGAAAGTGCTAACCTTCCTCCATAAAATGTGTATGGCTCATATATACTAGCCAAGTACTTAGCTTGTTCGACTGACTTTCTGCAAATAATTTCAAGTTTCTGAGACAGTTTCTCATTCACTGAGCCCATGGCTGTTACCCCAATTCGCTCTGCAGCATCTCTCCAAAGATGAGTGGAGAAATCTTCCATGGAGCTGAAGAGCTTCATTGAAGGAACATGAATTGGCCTGCCCTTTGAGTCTACACATGGTGAGGAATTGTAGTGCGCATAGAGAAGCCTAGCAAGATCTTGGAAAACTAGTGGATTCACAACAGATGAAGCAACTTGATAGACTTTTATATCTGGTTTTTGAATCATTCCATGCCATGCTATGGCTGCCAATGTCGCATTAACAACCATATCAGCAGGGACCTGCATCCCGCCATGTTAAGGTAGTTAGTTATGTCATAAAGAATAAGTAAtgtttgtatatatacttttaagtacataattaggtatatagatgatgtgttatcataagattgagtgttactttatctttaattcaaaatcacttaatcacatgatgaaatatcatctgtatattcaattatatactcaaaaatgtgtctacatagttttattgataaagaatAACGTTACCCCCACATAGATTAGTGgatcatatgatttgatgatcCATGTGAGGCTGGCATCATTCATTATACTGTATATAGTCCTCTGTCGAAAATAATGTATAGCATAATTTAGTAGTTAATAGGTATACTTACTACATCAAGTATCCCATTTGGGTCAACTAGAAACCCTGTGAGCTGCCCTTTTCCGTAGTATAAAACTATGGGATCCATCATCCTATGAAACCAAagataatttacaaaaaaatatccttagaacatataataatatatctagaatcaaacacatacatacatacatacctATTTCCTTCCATCCATCCCGGGAATGGCTCTTTGAAAGTACTTTCAATAACACTAGGCCGAATAATCACCACTGGAATGTCACCTCTCCTGTTATTAATGATCATCTCTCCCATAGCCTTTGTAAACACATAGGTGTCTTGCCACCCATATTTTCTTGCcctgtttaattttaattaatcaaaacttaATCCATCTTGACTCACCAATTATTTTCAAttgcaaaattaattaattacctttCTAAACctaatttcttcatcttttggGCTACTTCACTGTCTTGAGAGATTTGCTTGGAATATTTCAGAGCCatgtttatttcattttcaacatcCAGGGCTGGTACAAATCTTGCTGTTGCAGTAGCCTTGGAGGTAACATTTTCTCTTGCTATGCTATCTCCCATATTGAATGCCTTCTCCATTATTATTCCTTGTCTTTGCCCATTTACATAAGCTGTTCATGGAAGAACTttcataagaaaatttgattaaatttaaaatcaatatgaaGTTCTTTAATTGAACTTGCCTGTTGAAACTTGCACAAAGAGCTTAAGTTTCTTGCACTTCTTTGCAAATTCCATTAGATGGCAAGGCCCTCTTGTGTTTATATCAATTGCAACATCGTACCTAAAAATCTTAAATtggtcaatatttatatcacaAGTTTGTactcattatttgtatacatagttttattgatcaCAATAAAAACTTTTTAGTTGAAACACGAAATGTCTATATCCATCataccaaaaattttatttttgataaaaaataaattagggcCCTAACCTTTCATCGAATGTTGTATTAGCGGCGGAATTTACAATTATGTCCACTtcttttaaaatcatatcaGCAAAGTCCCCATCTAATCCAAGATTGGAGTCAGAAACATTTCCTACTACAGGGACCAGCTTGTTCAACATGAAAGCTTGGTAGGATTTTCCATAGGTTTGTTGAAGACACTTGAACAGCTCtgaattaattatctaaaacaataacataaatcaattaactaatgaattattataaactaaagaagaaaataatacttaatttcagacattaacaaattaattaacatactTCACTTTTCAGTCTTTCCATTGCAGCAGCTTCATTTTTAGCCTTGATCAACACAAATATCTTTCCAACATCAGGCACTGTTCTTAgtattttctctataaaaacTGCACATTAATTTTTACccaggaaaaataaaaacaaaacctagttaatataatattatataaaatgaaataactgaaaaaaaaaacaaagaaaaatcaaaggaaTTGTAAGTACAGCACACAAATACATTCATGCCAACTTATGAGTACCCTTTTTTGTATAAGTTAAAAACTGTAATCTTTacaaatttatgcatatatataaatagatatatgtatatgtttcatAAAATACTGACCACCTTAATACATTTATGTATACTATATCATATCAAAAGTATATAAAGATGTCCCAACGATCTTTGTTCAAAACAGAAATGGATACTGCATTTTGTT
It contains:
- the LOC123211430 gene encoding histone-lysine N-methyltransferase ATXR4 isoform X2 translates to MWLSRYSRWPSRFHNLHFHSQTTKQLLSSSITTATTQSSPSPLPPPMQVALTDSAGRGVFATRRICAGDLIHTAKPIVSHPSLSSLNSVCYFCLRRISSNSPDFEAHSARFCSQECAENSKDFFYVERTVDWSTFDDYCRDQGLKYPLLVKRLACMIISGSVSSDSIDILQPARLSPEMISKMEEGFHLLRSALRKADVMDEELKFLNKQWYISVLARIRINAFRIELAGGSYEDLLSSAAASIDGDVAVGNAVYMLPSFYNHDCDPNSHIIWIDNADARLKALRDVEGKSFAYAILMQVWVTMLGKLSWLKDSVFDANALGVYLHLSKDEWRNLPWS
- the LOC123211430 gene encoding histone-lysine N-methyltransferase ATXR4 isoform X3 is translated as MWLSRYSRWPSRFHNLHFHSQTTKQLLSSSITTATTQSSPSPLPPPMQVALTDSAGRGVFATRRICAGDLIHTAKPIVSHPSLSSLNSVCYFCLRRISSNSPDFEAHSARFCSQECAENSKDFFYVERTVDWSTFDDYCRDQGLKYPLLVKRLACMIISGSVSSDSIDILQPARLSPEMISKMEEGFHLLRSALRKADVMDEELKFLNKQWYISVLARIRINAFRIELAGGSYEDLLSSAAASIDGDVAVGNAVYMLPSFYNHDCDPNSHIIWIDNADARLKALRDVEGKSFAYAILMQVWVTMLGKLSWLKDSVFDANALGVYLFLRQFLIH
- the LOC123211430 gene encoding histone-lysine N-methyltransferase ATXR4 isoform X1 produces the protein MWLSRYSRWPSRFHNLHFHSQTTKQLLSSSITTATTQSSPSPLPPPMQVALTDSAGRGVFATRRICAGDLIHTAKPIVSHPSLSSLNSVCYFCLRRISSNSPDFEAHSARFCSQECAENSKDFFYVERTVDWSTFDDYCRDQGLKYPLLVKRLACMIISGSVSSDSIDILQPARLSPEMISKMEEGFHLLRSALRKADVMDEELKFLNKQWYISVLARIRINAFRIELAGGSYEDLLSSAAASIDGDVAVGNAVYMLPSFYNHDCDPNSHIIWIDNADARLKALRDVEGKSFAYAILMQVWVTMLGKLSWLKDSVFDANALGVYLVVKQLSCLISCLSKIMQRQM
- the LOC123211430 gene encoding histone-lysine N-methyltransferase ATXR4 isoform X4; protein product: MWLSRYSRWPSRFHNLHFHSQTTKQLLSSSITTATTQSSPSPLPPPMQVALTDSAGRGVFATRRICAGDLIHTAKPIVSHPSLSSLNSVCYFCLRRISSNSPDFEAHSARFCSQECAENSKDFFYVERTVDWSTFDDYCRDQGLKYPLLVKRLACMIISGSVSSDSIDILQPARLSPEMISKMEEGFHLLRSALRKADVMDEELKFLNKQWYISVLARIRINAFRIELAGGSYEDLLSSAAASIDGDVAVGNAVYMLPSFYNHDCDPNSHIIWIDNADARLKALRDVEAGEELRICYIDASMGHNARQTLLAEGFGFRCKCPRCLSASLQR
- the LOC123211430 gene encoding histone-lysine N-methyltransferase ATXR4 isoform X6, translated to MWLSRYSRWPSRFHNLHFHSQTTKQLLSSSITTATTQSSPSPLPPPMQVALTDSAGRGVFATRRICAGDLIHTAKPIVSHPSLSSLNSVCYFCLRRISSNSPDFEAHSARFCSQECAENSKDFFYVERTVDWSTFDDYCRDQGLKYPLLVKRLACMIISGSVSSDSIDILQPARLSPEMISKMEEGFHLLRSALRKADVMDEELKFLNKQWYISVLARIRINAFRIELAGGSYEDLLSSAAASIDGDVAVGNAVYMLPSFYNHDCGEELRICYIDASMGHNARQTLLAEGFGFRCKCPRCLSGG
- the LOC123211430 gene encoding histone-lysine N-methyltransferase ATXR4 isoform X5 codes for the protein MWLSRYSRWPSRFHNLHFHSQTTKQLLSSSITTATTQSSPSPLPPPMQVALTDSAGRGVFATRRICAGDLIHTAKPIVSHPSLSSLNSVCYFCLRRISSNSPDFEAHSARFCSQECAENSKDFFYVERTVDWSTFDDYCRDQGLKYPLLVKRLACMIISGSVSSDSIDILQPARLSPEMISKMEEGFHLLRSALRKADVMDEELKFLNKQWYISVLARIRINAFRIELAGGSYEDLLSSAAASIDGDVAVGNAVYMLPSFYNHDCDPNSHIIWIDNADARLKALRDVEAGEELRICYIDASMGHNARQTLLAEGFGFRCKCPRCLSGG
- the LOC123211461 gene encoding fatty acyl-CoA reductase 2, chloroplastic; protein product: MTGALFLNSLSISPNKSVKIIRKCEPNLRRKTSACVVSSVLVNKDHNNSNKNNAAVMDAGSLVLSANGNGQTELAVKDLVPYKNGTAASSLVELQNGIGIVKFLRGKGFFVTGATGFLAKVFIEKILRTVPDVGKIFVLIKAKNEAAAMERLKSEIINSELFKCLQQTYGKSYQAFMLNKLVPVVGNVSDSNLGLDGDFADMILKEVDIIVNSAANTTFDERYDVAIDINTRGPCHLMEFAKKCKKLKLFVQVSTAYVNGQRQGIIMEKAFNMGDSIARENVTSKATATARFVPALDVENEINMALKYSKQISQDSEVAQKMKKLGLERARKYGWQDTYVFTKAMGEMIINNRRGDIPVVIIRPSVIESTFKEPFPGWMEGNRMMDPIVLYYGKGQLTGFLVDPNGILDVVPADMVVNATLAAIAWHGMIQKPDIKVYQVASSVVNPLVFQDLARLLYAHYNSSPCVDSKGRPIHVPSMKLFSSMEDFSTHLWRDAAERIGVTAMGSVNEKLSQKLEIICRKSVEQAKYLASIYEPYTFYGGRFDNSNTQRLMDNMSEEEKRSFGFDMRSIDWKDYITNVHVPGLRRHVMKGRGMCS